A window of the Gossypium arboreum isolate Shixiya-1 chromosome 2, ASM2569848v2, whole genome shotgun sequence genome harbors these coding sequences:
- the LOC108466509 gene encoding uncharacterized protein LOC108466509 isoform X1 → MKFLLSLLPSLISLSRYLMASSFAPVSILGCSYLKANDVWFTKSNNFRKTPSLAVRRKLIPSNRQFSVCAEYCDGSRGGAIDFAAGFLLGGAIFGTIAYVFAPQIRRSLLNED, encoded by the exons ATGAAGTTTTTACTTTCTTTACTTCCTTCTTTGATTTCTCTCTCTAGATATCTCATGGCTTCCAGCTTCGCTCCCGTTTCCATATTAG GTTGTTCTTATCTCAAGGCTAATGATGTTTGGTTCACTAAGTCCAACAACTTCCGGAAAACACCCAGTTTGGCAGTTCGGAGGAAACTAATTCCATCAAACCGCCAGTTTTCAGTTTGTGCAGAGTATTG TGATGGCAGTAGGGGTGGAGCAATTGATTTTGCTGCTGGTTTTCTATTAGGAGGTGCTATATTTGGAACAATAGCATATGTTTTTGCTCCACAG ATTAGAAGATCCCTGCTAAATGAGGATTAA
- the LOC108466509 gene encoding uncharacterized protein LOC108466509 isoform X2, with protein MKFLLSLLPSLISLSRYLMASSFAPVSILGCSYLKANDVWFTKSNNFRKTPSLAVRRKLIPSNRQFSVCAEYCDGSRGGAIDFAAGFLLGGAIFGTIAYVFAPQKIPAK; from the exons ATGAAGTTTTTACTTTCTTTACTTCCTTCTTTGATTTCTCTCTCTAGATATCTCATGGCTTCCAGCTTCGCTCCCGTTTCCATATTAG GTTGTTCTTATCTCAAGGCTAATGATGTTTGGTTCACTAAGTCCAACAACTTCCGGAAAACACCCAGTTTGGCAGTTCGGAGGAAACTAATTCCATCAAACCGCCAGTTTTCAGTTTGTGCAGAGTATTG TGATGGCAGTAGGGGTGGAGCAATTGATTTTGCTGCTGGTTTTCTATTAGGAGGTGCTATATTTGGAACAATAGCATATGTTTTTGCTCCACAG AAGATCCCTGCTAAATGA
- the LOC108466839 gene encoding uncharacterized protein LOC108466839 isoform X2, whose product MKVVAVYLLAVLRGNASPSTDDLKVILGSGVEPKQRGKGELYFIIMEAASCSLELCEELRRKEDAIARGMIMGAAASTEKYLYRSGVGQSRSSAGIKLTIVVCL is encoded by the exons ATGAAGGTGGTCGCCGTTTACTTGCTTGCCGTACTCAGAGGAAACGCTTCTCCTTCCACCGATGACTTGAAGGTTATTCTCGGATCAG GTGTGGAACCAAAGCAAAGAGGAAAAG gggaattatattttataataatggaAGCAGCCTCGTGCAGTCTCGAGCTTTGTGAG GAATTGAGAAGGAAAGAGGATGCAATAGCACGAG GTATGATCATGGGTGCAGCAGCTTCAACTGAAAAGTACTTGTACAGGTCTGGAGTAGGTCAATCAAGAAGCTCTGCTGGAATTAAATTGACAATTGTAGTATGCTTGTAG
- the LOC108466839 gene encoding uncharacterized protein LOC108466839 isoform X1, whose protein sequence is MKVVAVYLLAVLRGNASPSTDDLKVILGSGVEPKQRGKGAGELYFIIMEAASCSLELCEELRRKEDAIARGMIMGAAASTEKYLYRSGVGQSRSSAGIKLTIVVCL, encoded by the exons ATGAAGGTGGTCGCCGTTTACTTGCTTGCCGTACTCAGAGGAAACGCTTCTCCTTCCACCGATGACTTGAAGGTTATTCTCGGATCAG GTGTGGAACCAAAGCAAAGAGGAAAAG GAGCAGgggaattatattttataataatggaAGCAGCCTCGTGCAGTCTCGAGCTTTGTGAG GAATTGAGAAGGAAAGAGGATGCAATAGCACGAG GTATGATCATGGGTGCAGCAGCTTCAACTGAAAAGTACTTGTACAGGTCTGGAGTAGGTCAATCAAGAAGCTCTGCTGGAATTAAATTGACAATTGTAGTATGCTTGTAG